CGAAGGTTGTAATTATTGTTCCGAGCAGCGGTACCCAAGCGATTTACAAAGTCGTAGCGCTCCAAATAATCTAGTAAAGTCCAAATTTGCTGATTCACTATCAAATCTACACGAGCAGGTTCTTTATCAGAAGCTGGATATGCGATCCAGTTATCTAACAGCTTTCCCTCTGAGTTTTTTTTAGCAAACCATAAACTGGGAATCGTCAATTTATCTGGGTGAATGGTATTGGCTGTAATTACAGAGTTTTTTGGCTTGTTCAATAAGTCGAGTTCTACGGGAACCTGAGAACGAGACGGTATTGAGTTAGTTTCGGCTTGTGTGGATTTAATAGGTAAAGCAAAAATTGTCGTGAGGCTAATGGTTAGTAGTAGCGATAGCGATGACTGGTAATAATGTACTTTATTTTTAGGCATAGCTGATACTATTTTTAATGTGGGATTATATCCAATTTGGCAATATGTAATTGGACATAATTGAACGTCTTTATATTTCAATATAGCGCTTTTCATTCAGATGCAGAAATACTGACACAATCTCACGCCCAAACACCAAAACACAAAGAAAAACCTTTGCGCCTTCGCGCCTTCCCTACGGGACGCTGCGCGAATGCGTGAGATTTCATACAATATGACTTACTCGTTAATTCCCAACCTTAACCCAACCACCGCGCCGCATCTTTAGCGTGGTAGGTCAAAATCAAATCAGCACCAGCGCGTTTAAACGCAGTTAAGGTTTCCATAACTACACGCTGTTCATCAATCCAGCCATTGAGTGCTGCAGCTTTGACCATCGCATATTCACCAGAAACATTGTAAGCGGCAACGGGTAAATTACTCGCTTCCTTGACCCGCCAGATTATATCCATATAGGCTAAAGCTGGCTTGACCATCAGCATATCAGCACCTTCGGCGATATCCAATTCAATTTCTTTAATCGCTTCGCGGGCGTTACCTGGGTCCATTTGGTAAGTTCTTCTGTCGCCAAATTGCGGTGTAGAGTCTGCTGCATCTCTGAACGGCCCATAATAAGCCGAAGCATATTTAGCAGCATAGGACAAAATTGGCGTGTCTTGGAATCCTGCTTCATCCAAACCAGCACGAATTGCTTGGACAAAGCCATCCATCATCCCTGAAGGGGCGATGATATCAGCACCGGCTTTGGCTTGAGAAACTGCTGTTTTTTTCAATAATTCCAAAGTGGGGTCATTTAAAACCCGTCCAGTCAAATCGCCGGTTTGCAAATAACCGCAGTGACCGTGACTTGTGTACTCACACAAACAAGTGTCAGCAATCACAATTAAATCTGGAACTGCTTGTTTGACAGCCGTTGCTGCTTTTTGTACAATACCACAATCGTGCCAAGCACCATTAGCATCGACATCTTTATCGGCAGGAATTCCAAATAGAATAATTGCGGGAATTCCTAAGTCATAAACCTCTTTTGCCTCTTCGACAATTTTGTCTACCGAAAGTTGGTAAACTCCAGGCATAGATCTGACTTCATTAGCAATTCTCTCCCCTGGTACAGCAAACAGTGGGTAAATTAAGTCACTTGTTGAGACAACAGTTTCGCGGACCATCCGACGTAGTTGAGGATGGTTACGTAGACGGCGGGGACGATGAGTTGGAAACATAAAGTTTGATAAAGAAAAATTACGCAATATGGACAAAACACAAAGCGTCAGACAGACTACGAGCAGTGCTTAACTGTCCTTTGCCCTACAGGTTATGAATCTGTAGGGCAATTTTATATTCTACAGCTTGGTTGACATCTATCAGCAGCATTGCCAAAAAATAATCTTAAAAATTCTTTTCAATTAATTAACTCAATAATTTTATTGCAAATCTAAAATTGCAAATTTTTTGACTTTTGATTATTGGTTCGTTAACCCAAGTTCGGTAACAACAGCTTGTAAAGGTTTATCCCAAGGTTGAAGAGGTAATTGAGGTAAATAGGCAAAATCAAACACAATTCCTATAGTCGGCTTTGTCATCCACTCTTTTTGACTGAGCAAGCGATCGTAATATCCGCCACCATAACCCAAGCGATATCCTTGATAGTCGCAAGCGACACTAGGGACGAGAATCAAGTCTACTTCCGCAGGATCTACGATTGGGGTGTCGGGATGGGGTTCAGTAATACCATAGGCGCCGATTTCTATAGAGTCATTATCTGTCCAGATATGCCAACACAAGGATTTACCAACGCAGCGAGGAAATCCCCAACGGTGCTTGGTGTCTTGCAATAGTGGACTGAGGTCTGGTTCTTGGCGAAAACTGAAGTAACTAAGTATTGTTTTTGCTTCGGTAAACAAAACAGAGGTTTGCAGTTGCGTGCAAATGCGATCGCTTTTTTCTCTCCACTCTCCACTGGGCATTGATTGACGTGTTTTGAGCAGAGTACGACGGAGTTTTGTTTTATCTAGTTGACGAACAACTTTGTTCACGAAACAGATAAAAATTATTGGTAATTACAGTTAGTAGATTTATGGACAAATATCCGAATCGCTACTTTACCCGGAGTAATCCGAGAAGGGCAAACTGCAATATATTGGAGAAACACATTTGCGAAAATCTCTCCTTACCGTGTAATATCCCCACTGGGGAAACTCTTGATTGGTAACACTGACTGGGACAGAATCAGTAGCCTCTGGAGCAGAAATGTTTTGAGCAGATACTTTGGAGAAAAATCCGTTGCTAACAATTAAAGTGCCTAATAGGGGAATGATTGCGTATTTGTGGTTAAGTAATCTTTTGTTCATAAAAGCTTAGAAAATTTTTCCAAGTGCAAGAAGAATAATACCACGACACAGCACCAGAATTATGTTCTCGTGCGAGAGCTGCCTTACCTTTTTGGCTAATTAATTAATTTTACTTATATGTTTTAAAAAACGTATCAAAGAATACAATTTGTTTAGGACTTAATCACCCAAAATTTCGATAAGAATATTGCAGAGAAAAAAACCTGTAACAAACTCGACTAAATTAAAACGCAAAATCCGTTAACTTAAGGAAAGCCATCAATGTAATTCAGGCTACATACAGATGCGACTAGAGCAGTTGCAAGCCTTTCTGGCGATCGCAGAAACCGGCAGTTTTCAACAAGCAGCAAAAAAATGTGCTGTTACGCAATCGACTATCAGTCGCCAAATTCAGGCATTGGAAGCGTATTTAGGGGTAGAATTGTTTCATAGAACAACTCACGCTAAGTTAACCCTTGGCGGTGAACGGTTGCTACCCCGTGTCCGCAAAATTTGCCAAGAGTGGCAAATTGCCACAGATGAATTGGCGGATTTAATGGCAGGTAAGCAGCCAGAACTTTGCATTGCGTCCATTCACTCACTATGTTCTTCTTACTTGCCACCAGTGTTACAAAAATTTTGTCATGATTATCCCCAAGTGCAACTGCGGGTGACATCATTGGGTAGCGATCGCGCTTTAAAAGTCCTCAAAGATGGCTTGGTAGATCTGGCAATTGTGATGAATAATCGCTTTTTAACTACTGGCAGAGAAATGGTAGTAGAAACACTATATGATGAACCGATAGAAGTCCTGACTGGTGCTAATCATCCCCTAGCCCAATATGAATATATCCCTTGGTCAGAACTAATTCGTTACCCGCAAGTGGTTTTTAAAGATGGCTATGGGATGCAACGTCTAGTCCAAGAGAGATTTGATCGATTGGAAGCTAAACTCCATGCGGCTTTGGAGGTGAATACCCTAGATGCTTTTCGGGGAGTTGTGCGTCAAGGAGAATTGATAGCTTTGTTACCTCACTCAGCTTTAGTGGAAGCACGTCTTGACCCTACTCTGGCGATTCGTCCCCTAGCTAGTAATAGTGCTACACCTGACTGTTCGGGCTTGACTCGTCGCGTAGTGATGGTAACAACTCAAGACCGGCTACAGATTCCCCCCATCCAGCATTTTTGGCACCTCGTGCGGGAATACATCCCACTCCAACTTGATCAGCAGCTAACTGCTTCATAAATGTCATTTGTCATTGGTAAATACAAATGACCAATGACCAATGACAAACAACAAATAACAAATAACAAACAACCAATGACAAACAACCAATGACAAATGACAAATGACAAATGACAAATGACAAATAACAAATAACAAATGACAAATGACAAATAACAAATGAGTAATGTATTTAGGGAATTTTTGCAGAAGGTAGGGAGTGGAAACCACACAACAAAGGATTTAACCCGAAAAGAAGCAGCTACAGCTACGAAGATGATGCTGCTGGGTGAAGCGACACCAGCGCAAATTGGAGCTTTTTTGATTGCTCATCGCATCAAGCGTCCCACGGGGGAAGAGTTAGCGGGAATGTTAGATGCTTACGATGAATTAGGTCCTAAATTGCTACCTATTGCCTCTGGACGACCGGTGATAGTGTTTGGTATCCCCTATGATGGTAGAACCCGGACTGCACCAATTAGCCCGGTAACAGCTTTGTTATTAGCTGCTGCTGGACAACCAGTGGTCATGCATGGTGGCGATCGCTTACCTACTAAATACGGACTACCCTTGGTTGAAATTTGGCAAGGTTTAGGGGTTGATTGGACTAGTTTACCACTAGCAAATACTCAACAGGTGTTTGCACAAACGGGAATCGGCTTTGTTTATACGCCACAGCACTTTCCCTTAACTCAAACTATTTGGCAATATCGGGACCAACTCGGTAAACGTCCCCCCTTGGCAACAATGGAGCTAATTTGGTGTCCTTATGCTGGGGATGCTCATATTATTGCCGGCTTTGTCCATCCGCCCACCGAAGGGATGTTTCAAACTGCTTTGGCACTGAGGGGCATGACAAAATTGACAACCGTCAAAGGATTGGAAGGTAGTTGCGACTTACCACGTGATCGTACAGCAATTATTGGCTTATGTCAACCACCCCAGGATATAGAACGGTGGCTACTTGTGCCTCATGAATACGGCTTTACTACCAAAAATGTATCCCTTGGTACTCCTGAAGAATTATTTGCCGATATCCAGTCAATTTTGGCAGGTAATCCTGGAGAACTCAAGCAAACAGCCTTATGGAATGGTGGATTTTACCTGTGGCAAAGTGGTATATGTCAAGATATGCGAGCAGGTTTAGCTAAGGCAGAAGAGTTAATTGCCAATGGTGCAGTAGCTGCCAAACTCCAACAACTTCACGCATATCAAACTCCGATTCTTTAATTTTCGTATCTAAATTGCAAATGTCTGATTATATTTGACTATGTGATTTGGAACTATCTCAATTTTCATTTTCCTTAGATGTGGCAAAATCTACTCAGAGACTAACACTGGTTAAAGATCCAGAACAGCTAGAAAGCCGTCTAGCCGAAATTCCACCGGAACCTGGTGTCTATTTCATGCGGGACAGAGATGATCGCATTATATATATAGGTAAATCTCGTAAATTGCGATCGCGTGTTCGTTCCTATTTCCGGGATGGGTACAACAAAACTGAACGCATTACCACAATGGTAAAGCAGGTGACAGAAATTGAATTCATCGTCACCGATACTGAAGCCGAAGCTTTGGTGTTGGAAGCCAATTTGATTAAGCAGCATCAGCCCTACTTTAATGTACTGCTGAAGGATGATAAAAAATATCCTTATATCTGTATCACTTGGTCAGAGAACTATCCTCGGATTTTCATCACCCGTAAACGTCAATTAGGCAAAGAAAAAGATAAATTTTACGGACCTTATACAGATTCTGGTCTATTACGAGAAATCTTACATCTGTGTAAGCGCATTTTTCCATTGCGACAACGACCCCAACCATTATTTAAAGACCGTCCATGCTTGAATTATGATTTAGAACGCTGTCCGGGTGTGTGTCAACAGCTGATTTCACCAGAAGAATACCGCAAAATCGTGCAAAAGGTGGCGATGGTCTTCCAAGGTCGAACTCAGGAATTGATTGATATCTTGACTCCACAGATGGAAAAAGCCGCCGAGGCGCTAAATTTTGAGTCAGCAGCGCGGATTCGTGATCAAATTACCGGCTTACAGTCCCTGACTGCAAATCAAAAGGTTTCCCTACCTAATGATACAGTTTCACGGGATGCGATCGCCCTGGCAACTGACGCACAACACGCCTGCATTCAATTATTCCAGATTCGGGCTGGTCAATTGGTAGGACGTTTGGCGTTTGTCGCGAATGTACCCCCCCTTTCATCTCCCCCGTTAACGGGGGGGAACGAGGAGGGGTTAATGGGAGCTATTTTACAACGAGTTTTAGAAGAACATTACCAAACTGCCGACGCTGTAGAAATTCCTCTAGAAATTTTGGTACAGCATGAATTAGTCGATGGGGAAATATTAGCGGATGTCTTGACGCAGCGCAAAGGAAAAAAAGTGACGATTTTAACTCCCCAACGACAAACTAAGGCAGAATTAATTGAGATGGTAGAGCGAAATGCCCAGTATGAATTACAAAGAATGCAAAAATTGGGCGATCGCAATCACCAAGCCATGCAAGATTTAGCCGCTATTCTCGATTTACCCGAATTACCCCACCGCATCGAAGGTTATGATATTTCTCATATTCAAGGGTCAAATGCGGTAGCTTCTCAAGTTGTGTTTATCGATGGTTTACCCGCCAAACAACACTATCGTCACTACAAAATTAAAAATCCCACT
The Gloeotrichia echinulata CP02 DNA segment above includes these coding regions:
- the hemB gene encoding porphobilinogen synthase; this encodes MFPTHRPRRLRNHPQLRRMVRETVVSTSDLIYPLFAVPGERIANEVRSMPGVYQLSVDKIVEEAKEVYDLGIPAIILFGIPADKDVDANGAWHDCGIVQKAATAVKQAVPDLIVIADTCLCEYTSHGHCGYLQTGDLTGRVLNDPTLELLKKTAVSQAKAGADIIAPSGMMDGFVQAIRAGLDEAGFQDTPILSYAAKYASAYYGPFRDAADSTPQFGDRRTYQMDPGNAREAIKEIELDIAEGADMLMVKPALAYMDIIWRVKEASNLPVAAYNVSGEYAMVKAAALNGWIDEQRVVMETLTAFKRAGADLILTYHAKDAARWLG
- a CDS encoding 5-formyltetrahydrofolate cyclo-ligase; this translates as MNKVVRQLDKTKLRRTLLKTRQSMPSGEWREKSDRICTQLQTSVLFTEAKTILSYFSFRQEPDLSPLLQDTKHRWGFPRCVGKSLCWHIWTDNDSIEIGAYGITEPHPDTPIVDPAEVDLILVPSVACDYQGYRLGYGGGYYDRLLSQKEWMTKPTIGIVFDFAYLPQLPLQPWDKPLQAVVTELGLTNQ
- a CDS encoding LysR family transcriptional regulator, whose translation is MRLEQLQAFLAIAETGSFQQAAKKCAVTQSTISRQIQALEAYLGVELFHRTTHAKLTLGGERLLPRVRKICQEWQIATDELADLMAGKQPELCIASIHSLCSSYLPPVLQKFCHDYPQVQLRVTSLGSDRALKVLKDGLVDLAIVMNNRFLTTGREMVVETLYDEPIEVLTGANHPLAQYEYIPWSELIRYPQVVFKDGYGMQRLVQERFDRLEAKLHAALEVNTLDAFRGVVRQGELIALLPHSALVEARLDPTLAIRPLASNSATPDCSGLTRRVVMVTTQDRLQIPPIQHFWHLVREYIPLQLDQQLTAS
- a CDS encoding anthranilate phosphoribosyltransferase family protein codes for the protein MSNVFREFLQKVGSGNHTTKDLTRKEAATATKMMLLGEATPAQIGAFLIAHRIKRPTGEELAGMLDAYDELGPKLLPIASGRPVIVFGIPYDGRTRTAPISPVTALLLAAAGQPVVMHGGDRLPTKYGLPLVEIWQGLGVDWTSLPLANTQQVFAQTGIGFVYTPQHFPLTQTIWQYRDQLGKRPPLATMELIWCPYAGDAHIIAGFVHPPTEGMFQTALALRGMTKLTTVKGLEGSCDLPRDRTAIIGLCQPPQDIERWLLVPHEYGFTTKNVSLGTPEELFADIQSILAGNPGELKQTALWNGGFYLWQSGICQDMRAGLAKAEELIANGAVAAKLQQLHAYQTPIL
- the uvrC gene encoding excinuclease ABC subunit UvrC gives rise to the protein MAKSTQRLTLVKDPEQLESRLAEIPPEPGVYFMRDRDDRIIYIGKSRKLRSRVRSYFRDGYNKTERITTMVKQVTEIEFIVTDTEAEALVLEANLIKQHQPYFNVLLKDDKKYPYICITWSENYPRIFITRKRQLGKEKDKFYGPYTDSGLLREILHLCKRIFPLRQRPQPLFKDRPCLNYDLERCPGVCQQLISPEEYRKIVQKVAMVFQGRTQELIDILTPQMEKAAEALNFESAARIRDQITGLQSLTANQKVSLPNDTVSRDAIALATDAQHACIQLFQIRAGQLVGRLAFVANVPPLSSPPLTGGNEEGLMGAILQRVLEEHYQTADAVEIPLEILVQHELVDGEILADVLTQRKGKKVTILTPQRQTKAELIEMVERNAQYELQRMQKLGDRNHQAMQDLAAILDLPELPHRIEGYDISHIQGSNAVASQVVFIDGLPAKQHYRHYKIKNPTVTTGHSDDFASLAEVIQRRFRKYGEDPQLSRFGNSDWPDLIMIDGGKGQLSSVIAVLQEMNLLEDLRVVSLAKQREEIFLPGESQPLETDSEQPGVQLLRRLRDEAHRFAVSFHRQQRSDKLTRSRLDEIPGLGHYRQKQLLGHFRSVDYIRQATPAQLAEVSGIGPVLAQEIYDYFHRNIG